The Microcoleus sp. FACHB-831 genome has a window encoding:
- the cas10d gene encoding type I-D CRISPR-associated protein Cas10d/Csc3 yields MANKHKHSDEQEKQLSLFDAERYVNCCESSDSQEDWLQDDDLGSSFESSDRTIEPKQSELLTLKLLREAIQTQNPGDRVMSDFAEYVLPNLLRVAIGVTAKGGKFFDELDRKNEAEGKDRVRRDNAGDQSLNTHLLNGLFPANLIEQRLEKLNTTVRRVVGELERRLVIAGFILHDFEKFPDVPGDCRKLPLEKHRQIIDEKVRQLGLDRFINPDNLEAYREYIDDLLCLAYNAQRRYDTNWNFSEFGLNPVLRDRTLRCLADLTCLADSLASIVKHPQDAEDTKLNELIHSLSDGQLKFTYHRISENRGVLTNVVNNACMEAHISLNTDDCTYYEPLLYLPTGVIYLARRDAPSVPVEDLPERVVSKIKNLCASQLRSRQTGFGRDGKGMKYADYYTLFFDAPGLMQVALSATLRILNPGKISVAKSRSDNLIKYQRQEILSADYNFSFTDDMRIDQIAEFGDLIGRKIWGEQVNQIEIERKKDKKIPALPHLDIVEEIAKLWNLSEYLPAIKEIQRINESLKEHKLKGNTGGVPYEWYYLAAKYLEFHPGVEDVREICEGAIAHISQLIQPIIAQYKLPDGWDDLRLWVTRVVMLPGKTPSTTADPSEVFLDELERYQLAKKQGRGRQLICSISHSAYTVTEQMESAVLFTPQVYTNKQMLGGSNAKRNISSIAGIEIMLRQILMNQTQAVGKRFEDGKYRYLYFYPTYYFTPETNNFLQKAYSGIAQTRFDTSIRDHFISKDLQANFERDRYQSVDAFLIDENIEPGKDRTFKLSYPEDQPLTFYFMALPPGRDGTDTESWVMPTWLAFAFPMILDVKTVVSESPIPPFNDGAEFEESVFIDSAPQAFRVLTKRDRFRLDYILEGWNENGKSYPAPLNVLTAAYAIHLDVNARQGKTGYDSNWGKFTELAKDFETNSLYVFAYLNKWIRRQKIDAPRIDKVKLYAYHFYPCFDPYARYNPETEELIVGEESSLNHPKKLTELYRKFYRANKRYNPKANAVLKPIDIASKTILEADPSFQGEALVAVVAAEVSKLLDRVHSSTAEGRWIFKKREEEREAILDFARYFVEEVFEKSFAGDRARLAGRQINLIRDTCEFLYRLEDDKESRARDEISRDDSQDEED; encoded by the coding sequence ATGGCTAATAAACATAAACATTCTGATGAACAAGAAAAACAGCTATCTCTATTTGATGCAGAACGTTATGTTAATTGTTGTGAATCATCAGATTCACAAGAAGATTGGTTGCAAGATGATGATTTAGGTTCCAGCTTTGAAAGCAGCGATCGCACCATCGAACCTAAACAGAGCGAGTTACTAACACTCAAACTATTGCGAGAGGCGATTCAGACTCAGAATCCAGGCGATCGCGTAATGAGTGACTTCGCGGAGTATGTCTTACCAAATTTGCTGCGGGTGGCAATTGGCGTTACTGCAAAAGGTGGTAAGTTTTTTGATGAACTCGATCGCAAAAATGAAGCAGAAGGAAAAGATAGAGTTCGACGGGACAATGCAGGCGATCAATCGCTCAATACCCATTTACTCAATGGACTGTTTCCAGCTAACTTAATAGAGCAACGGCTGGAAAAACTCAACACTACCGTGCGGCGGGTGGTGGGTGAACTGGAACGAAGGCTGGTAATTGCTGGGTTTATTTTGCATGACTTTGAAAAATTCCCTGATGTGCCAGGTGATTGTCGCAAATTACCGCTAGAAAAGCATCGTCAAATTATTGATGAAAAAGTGCGTCAATTGGGTTTAGATCGCTTCATCAATCCTGACAACTTGGAAGCATATCGGGAGTATATAGATGATTTACTGTGTTTAGCTTATAATGCCCAGCGGCGTTATGATACTAATTGGAATTTTTCCGAGTTTGGGTTAAATCCAGTATTGCGCGATCGCACTCTCCGCTGTCTTGCTGACTTAACTTGTCTAGCAGATTCTTTGGCTTCAATTGTCAAACATCCCCAAGATGCAGAAGATACAAAGCTAAACGAGTTAATCCATAGTCTCAGTGATGGACAATTAAAATTCACTTACCACAGAATTTCTGAAAACCGAGGCGTACTAACAAACGTAGTAAATAACGCTTGTATGGAGGCTCACATCAGCCTTAATACCGACGATTGCACCTACTACGAACCGCTGCTATATCTACCAACAGGAGTAATCTACTTAGCAAGACGGGATGCTCCATCAGTTCCAGTTGAAGATTTACCAGAACGAGTTGTTAGCAAGATTAAAAACCTGTGCGCCAGTCAGTTGCGATCGCGGCAAACTGGCTTTGGTAGAGATGGCAAAGGCATGAAATATGCTGATTATTACACGCTGTTTTTTGATGCGCCAGGTTTGATGCAAGTCGCACTCAGCGCAACACTGAGGATTCTAAATCCGGGTAAAATTTCTGTTGCTAAAAGCCGCAGCGATAACTTGATAAAATATCAGCGCCAGGAAATTTTATCAGCGGATTACAATTTTAGTTTTACAGACGATATGCGGATTGACCAGATTGCTGAATTCGGCGATCTGATCGGTCGCAAGATTTGGGGAGAACAAGTTAATCAAATCGAAATTGAACGCAAGAAAGATAAAAAAATCCCTGCATTACCCCATCTCGATATTGTCGAAGAAATTGCTAAATTATGGAATTTGTCGGAGTATCTGCCAGCAATCAAAGAAATTCAGCGAATTAATGAAAGTCTCAAGGAACACAAGCTTAAAGGTAACACTGGTGGCGTTCCCTATGAGTGGTATTATTTGGCTGCAAAGTATCTAGAATTTCATCCAGGAGTTGAGGATGTACGCGAGATTTGTGAAGGCGCGATCGCTCACATTTCCCAACTAATTCAACCCATTATCGCTCAATACAAATTGCCCGATGGTTGGGATGATTTGCGGCTTTGGGTAACGCGAGTTGTCATGCTACCAGGAAAAACGCCATCTACGACAGCAGATCCCTCTGAAGTATTCTTAGACGAGTTAGAACGCTACCAGCTAGCCAAGAAACAGGGACGAGGAAGACAACTAATTTGCTCTATTTCCCATTCTGCTTACACGGTGACAGAGCAAATGGAGTCAGCCGTTTTATTCACGCCTCAAGTTTATACCAATAAACAGATGTTGGGAGGTTCTAATGCCAAACGCAACATCTCTAGTATTGCTGGAATTGAGATAATGTTGCGGCAAATCTTGATGAATCAAACTCAAGCTGTAGGTAAGAGATTTGAAGATGGCAAATATCGCTATCTCTATTTTTATCCTACTTATTACTTCACGCCAGAAACTAACAATTTTCTGCAAAAGGCGTACAGCGGTATTGCTCAAACTCGCTTTGATACTAGCATCCGCGACCACTTTATCAGTAAGGATTTGCAAGCGAACTTTGAGCGCGATCGCTATCAAAGTGTAGATGCTTTCCTAATTGATGAAAACATCGAACCAGGGAAAGATCGTACCTTCAAGCTCTCCTACCCAGAAGACCAGCCTTTGACATTCTACTTCATGGCATTACCTCCAGGACGAGATGGGACGGATACGGAATCTTGGGTAATGCCTACCTGGTTAGCTTTTGCTTTCCCGATGATTCTGGATGTCAAAACAGTGGTTTCAGAGTCTCCCATACCACCATTTAATGATGGGGCAGAGTTTGAGGAAAGCGTATTTATTGATAGTGCGCCGCAAGCTTTTAGAGTTTTGACAAAGCGCGATCGCTTCCGGCTCGACTACATCTTAGAAGGCTGGAATGAAAATGGCAAGTCTTATCCCGCGCCACTCAATGTATTAACAGCAGCTTATGCCATTCATCTTGATGTTAATGCACGACAAGGAAAAACTGGTTATGACTCCAACTGGGGAAAATTTACCGAACTAGCGAAAGATTTTGAAACAAATTCGCTATACGTGTTCGCTTACTTAAATAAGTGGATTCGCCGTCAAAAAATCGATGCACCTAGAATTGATAAGGTAAAACTCTATGCCTATCATTTCTATCCCTGCTTCGATCCTTATGCAAGATATAATCCAGAAACGGAGGAATTGATAGTGGGAGAAGAATCAAGTCTAAATCATCCCAAAAAGCTGACGGAATTGTATCGCAAGTTTTACAGAGCAAATAAGCGATATAACCCTAAAGCAAATGCTGTGTTGAAACCTATTGATATTGCGTCTAAAACAATTCTTGAAGCCGATCCAAGTTTTCAGGGTGAAGCCTTAGTTGCTGTTGTTGCTGCTGAAGTTTCTAAGTTGTTGGATCGAGTGCATTCCTCCACCGCTGAAGGACGCTGGATATTCAAAAAGCGAGAGGAAGAACGAGAAGCAATTTTAGATTTTGCTCGGTACTTTGTTGAAGAGGTATTTGAAAAGTCTTTTGCAGGCGATCGCGCTCGTTTAGCAGGGCGTCAAATTAACCTAATTCGAGATACTTGCGAATTTTTATATCGCCTCGAAGATGACAAAGAAAGTCGGGCTAGAGATGAAATATCTCGTGATGATTCACAGGATGAAGAAGATTAA
- the cas7d gene encoding type I-D CRISPR-associated protein Cas7/Csc2, with amino-acid sequence MSFLKSVDAKFFHAEIPYKPMGKYVHFLTLRITESYPLFQTDGELNKARVRSGIKDQKPISRLTMFKRKQSTPERLVGRELLRNYGLMTAEDCEYNVKFAMNNPDCIIYGFAISDSGSEKSKVVVDTAFSITSFDESHETFTLNAPYENGTMASKGEADSKLGEITSRINQQDHIKPQVFFPSIVTLKDPTEAGFLYVLNNILRTRHYGAQTTRTGRVRNELVGVVFADGEITSNLRWTQAIYDKLQADNKINSRDPLNEDDAIAAAKSAIEMLMSEEFIVHTDFVGDRFTSLLTEVKSLTGSEDGIKQILQQADSEAKAYAKKHIKLKPEGEKAKAGKSAKAG; translated from the coding sequence ATGAGTTTTCTGAAAAGTGTTGACGCTAAGTTCTTTCACGCCGAAATTCCCTACAAGCCTATGGGTAAGTATGTTCACTTCCTCACACTGCGGATCACCGAATCCTATCCCTTATTTCAAACAGATGGAGAACTCAACAAGGCACGGGTGCGATCTGGTATAAAAGACCAAAAACCTATCAGCCGTCTGACTATGTTTAAACGCAAACAATCCACTCCAGAACGTTTAGTCGGTCGGGAATTGCTGCGAAACTATGGACTAATGACTGCTGAGGATTGCGAATATAACGTCAAGTTCGCAATGAATAATCCTGACTGTATTATCTATGGATTTGCTATTAGCGATTCTGGTTCGGAAAAATCCAAAGTAGTAGTCGATACAGCATTTTCAATTACATCTTTTGATGAATCTCACGAAACTTTCACCCTCAATGCTCCCTATGAAAACGGCACAATGGCATCAAAGGGTGAGGCAGATTCTAAACTAGGTGAAATTACCAGCCGAATTAACCAGCAAGACCACATTAAACCACAAGTTTTTTTTCCTAGTATCGTCACCTTAAAAGACCCAACAGAGGCTGGCTTTTTGTATGTTTTAAACAACATCCTCAGAACGCGACACTACGGCGCACAAACTACGCGCACTGGTCGAGTCAGGAATGAGTTAGTAGGTGTAGTATTCGCAGATGGAGAAATTACCAGTAACCTGCGGTGGACGCAAGCTATATACGACAAACTGCAAGCCGACAATAAAATAAACTCCCGCGATCCGCTGAATGAAGATGATGCGATCGCGGCTGCTAAAAGTGCCATTGAAATGTTAATGTCTGAAGAGTTTATTGTGCATACAGATTTTGTCGGCGATCGCTTTACTTCTCTGTTAACTGAGGTAAAATCTCTGACAGGAAGTGAAGATGGTATTAAGCAAATTTTGCAGCAGGCTGATAGCGAAGCTAAAGCCTATGCTAAAAAGCATATCAAACTGAAGCCTGAAGGTGAAAAAGCTAAGGCTGGAAAATCTGCAAAGGCAGGGTAA
- the cas5d gene encoding type I-D CRISPR-associated protein Cas5/Csc1 codes for MTIIHRCQLELHDSLYYATREIGRLYETEPVIHNYALCYALGLVDSEVYSTNVTEEHSYRYFCREQIPKYEEHLTPLNQQGIYLTPARSLSHSTTLNTWKYANNNYHVEMEKTQKNIPSFGRAKEIAPESKFEFFAIAQKSLALPRWIRLGKWMSKAHIEIVETQEVKPSNNEQQFTFPYPLNPLDVMFTHQVFSYDVINMPPVSLIQNVKIQGEFYQFGKLKIPARMHYRFKG; via the coding sequence ATGACAATAATTCATCGCTGCCAGTTAGAGTTGCACGATAGCCTCTATTATGCCACGAGGGAGATCGGGCGACTCTACGAAACTGAGCCAGTTATTCACAACTACGCTCTCTGTTATGCGCTAGGGTTGGTGGATAGCGAAGTCTACTCCACCAATGTTACCGAAGAACACTCCTATCGCTACTTTTGTCGCGAACAAATACCCAAATATGAGGAGCATTTAACGCCGCTAAATCAACAGGGAATTTATTTAACACCAGCGCGATCGCTCTCCCACTCAACTACGCTCAATACTTGGAAATACGCTAACAATAACTACCACGTTGAGATGGAAAAAACTCAGAAAAATATCCCCAGTTTTGGCAGAGCCAAAGAGATTGCCCCCGAAAGCAAATTTGAGTTTTTTGCCATTGCCCAAAAGTCTCTTGCACTGCCCCGCTGGATTCGTCTGGGTAAATGGATGAGCAAAGCACATATAGAGATTGTTGAAACGCAGGAAGTTAAGCCATCCAATAACGAGCAACAGTTTACTTTTCCATACCCGCTCAACCCTCTAGATGTGATGTTTACGCATCAGGTGTTTAGCTACGATGTCATAAATATGCCACCAGTTAGCCTAATTCAAAATGTAAAAATACAAGGAGAATTCTATCAATTTGGTAAGCTAAAAATTCCCGCACGAATGCACTATCGCTTTAAGGGGTGA
- the cas6 gene encoding CRISPR-associated endoribonuclease Cas6 — translation MPHSLVLNLLPQSPIPPQFLTGRHLHALFLTLVSSVDRTLGERLHDAAADKAFTLSPLQACKQPKRIIGKNHNLQWEHQLAIPGGTPCWWRISLLDDTLFSQLTHLWLNLNPSHPWHLGPADLYITSIQGTPQSTQPWANAITYAQLYEQASDSDRTIPFSFATPTAFRQGQYDTTLPTRECVFNSLLNRWHKYSGIELSNIPIEAVFPNFVDIRTEITADSRSKFIGIVGEVSYRLLGDVEPIAIKQINALADFALYSGVGRKTPMGMGMLRRLHYSR, via the coding sequence ATGCCTCATAGCCTAGTTCTTAACCTACTTCCCCAATCGCCAATTCCTCCACAGTTTTTGACGGGGAGGCATTTACACGCCCTTTTCTTAACTCTCGTTAGTTCGGTGGACAGAACGTTGGGCGAACGCTTGCACGATGCAGCTGCTGATAAAGCTTTCACCCTCAGTCCTTTGCAAGCGTGCAAACAGCCCAAGCGCATTATCGGAAAAAACCATAACTTGCAATGGGAACATCAACTAGCAATCCCTGGTGGCACTCCTTGCTGGTGGCGCATCTCTTTGTTAGATGACACTTTATTTAGCCAACTTACTCATCTGTGGCTCAATCTTAACCCCAGTCACCCTTGGCATCTCGGTCCCGCTGACTTATATATTACTAGCATTCAGGGAACACCCCAATCTACTCAACCTTGGGCAAATGCTATTACTTATGCTCAATTGTACGAGCAGGCGTCTGATAGCGATCGCACTATTCCTTTCTCTTTTGCCACTCCTACTGCTTTCCGACAGGGGCAGTACGATACTACTCTCCCTACGCGAGAATGCGTGTTTAATAGTCTCTTGAATCGATGGCACAAATACAGCGGCATTGAATTATCTAATATCCCAATTGAGGCAGTTTTTCCTAATTTTGTTGATATCCGCACCGAAATTACTGCTGACTCGCGCAGCAAGTTTATCGGCATTGTAGGAGAAGTTAGCTATCGTTTGCTGGGAGATGTTGAACCAATTGCAATTAAGCAGATTAATGCTTTGGCTGATTTTGCTCTCTACAGCGGCGTTGGCAGAAAGACACCGATGGGCATGGGTATGCTACGACGGCTGCATTATTCTAGATAG
- the cas4 gene encoding CRISPR-associated protein Cas4 — protein sequence MNDLEYIPIAALNQYSYCPHRCWRMFCAGEFTENQYTIEGTSLHDRVHSFGEGNREEVWQVRAIWLKSEKYKLIGKSDLIECQSGQLYPVEYKRGFRGEWDNDELQVCAQALCLEEMTGQTITTGYVYYARSHQRQRVEISSDLRQSAIATIQAVLTLLQTGEMPKPVYDKRCKGCSLYSQCLPGAVDKVARYQEVS from the coding sequence ATGAATGACTTGGAATATATCCCCATCGCTGCATTGAACCAATATTCTTACTGTCCGCATCGCTGCTGGCGGATGTTCTGTGCTGGTGAATTTACCGAAAACCAATATACGATAGAAGGCACAAGTTTGCACGATCGCGTACACAGTTTTGGTGAAGGAAATCGCGAGGAAGTTTGGCAAGTTCGGGCAATTTGGCTTAAATCAGAAAAATACAAGCTTATTGGTAAATCAGATTTGATTGAATGCCAATCAGGTCAGTTGTATCCAGTGGAATACAAGCGCGGTTTTCGGGGAGAATGGGATAACGATGAGTTGCAAGTTTGCGCCCAAGCGTTATGTCTTGAAGAGATGACGGGGCAAACTATTACTACTGGCTATGTTTATTATGCGCGATCGCACCAACGTCAAAGGGTAGAAATTTCTAGCGATTTGCGACAAAGCGCGATCGCTACAATTCAAGCTGTATTAACTTTGCTGCAAACAGGAGAAATGCCTAAGCCTGTTTACGACAAACGCTGTAAAGGATGCAGTCTTTACTCGCAATGTTTGCCTGGGGCAGTTGACAAAGTTGCGCGTTATCAAGAAGTGAGTTAG
- the cas1d gene encoding type I-D CRISPR-associated endonuclease Cas1d, which produces MGTVYVTQADAFIGKIDERLSVKANKETLLDVPLLKVEGVVVLGRATVSPAVVTELLERHIPLSFLTQNGRYLGRLEPEVTKNIFVRKAQWQAAGESSRAVHVVRGFVRGKLKNYRNSLLRKERESPNINLSAEIARLDAAIAPIDRTASIDSLRGLEGAGSAAYFGCFDQLIKGSLFQFEARRRRPPTDPVNALLSFGYSLLRHDVQGAVNIVGFDPYLGYLHVERYGRPSLALDLMEEFRPLVVDAVVLSLINKRSLAPDDFTTEPISGAVSLAKEGLHTFLRAYEVKKQSKFKHPVMGRQCTYQEAFEIQSRLLAKYLMGEIDKYPPLVLK; this is translated from the coding sequence ATGGGAACAGTTTACGTTACGCAAGCTGATGCTTTTATCGGCAAAATAGATGAACGATTGAGTGTTAAAGCTAATAAAGAAACGCTCTTGGATGTACCGCTACTTAAGGTTGAGGGCGTTGTGGTGTTAGGTCGGGCTACGGTCTCGCCTGCTGTAGTGACAGAGCTTTTAGAACGCCACATTCCTTTAAGTTTTCTGACTCAGAACGGTCGCTATTTGGGGCGGTTGGAACCGGAAGTTACTAAAAATATTTTTGTGCGAAAAGCGCAGTGGCAAGCGGCGGGAGAATCTTCACGAGCAGTTCATGTGGTGCGGGGTTTCGTGAGGGGGAAATTGAAGAATTACCGCAATAGTTTATTGCGGAAAGAACGGGAATCTCCTAATATTAATTTATCGGCAGAAATCGCCAGATTAGATGCTGCGATCGCTCCCATCGACCGCACTGCTAGTATTGATTCTCTCAGAGGTTTGGAAGGGGCTGGCAGTGCTGCCTATTTTGGTTGTTTCGACCAATTGATCAAAGGTTCGTTATTTCAGTTTGAAGCGAGACGCCGCCGCCCTCCAACCGATCCGGTTAATGCTTTACTTAGCTTTGGCTATTCGTTACTGCGCCACGATGTTCAGGGTGCGGTTAATATTGTTGGCTTCGATCCTTATTTAGGATATTTGCACGTAGAACGTTATGGCAGACCTTCTTTAGCTTTGGATTTGATGGAGGAGTTTCGCCCCCTAGTGGTGGATGCGGTCGTGCTATCGCTAATAAACAAGCGATCGCTCGCGCCTGATGATTTTACTACGGAACCGATTTCGGGTGCTGTTTCTTTAGCGAAGGAGGGATTGCATACATTTTTAAGGGCTTATGAAGTGAAGAAACAATCGAAGTTTAAACATCCAGTTATGGGGCGTCAATGCACTTACCAAGAAGCCTTTGAAATTCAATCCCGGTTACTGGCAAAGTATCTGATGGGTGAAATAGATAAATATCCACCGTTGGTGTTGAAATAA
- the cas2 gene encoding CRISPR-associated endonuclease Cas2, which translates to MHVVVSYDIPEDKRRTKIHSILKSYGEWVQLSVFECRELTETQYAKLRSRLAKLIKSDTDSVRFYFLCGCCQGKVERIGGEQLRDDTMFLC; encoded by the coding sequence ATGCATGTTGTTGTCAGTTACGACATTCCAGAGGATAAGCGTCGTACTAAGATTCATTCGATACTCAAGTCTTATGGAGAGTGGGTGCAGTTGAGCGTATTTGAGTGTCGGGAATTGACGGAGACTCAGTATGCCAAGTTGCGATCGCGTTTAGCTAAACTAATTAAATCTGACACTGATAGCGTTCGCTTTTACTTTCTTTGTGGCTGTTGTCAGGGTAAGGTGGAACGCATCGGCGGCGAACAACTACGCGATGACACGATGTTTTTATGTTGA
- a CDS encoding ABC transporter permease translates to MQVNRIKPVLLPVISPLVAIALALLVGAILIWLAKANPISAYSILFQESLANYYGFGNTIAKTAPLLLASLGVQLALRAGLFNIGGEGQIYMGGLGSALVGLYLKGLPGFIHLPLALLGGFFLGAIWGVIPGYLKAVRGVNEVITTLLLNYVALNFIGYLVSNPLKEPGAPSAYSGLIAQSAQLPIIMPQTQAHAGIFIGLIAAGLLWILARSPLGYQIEAVGLNPTAARYAGMSVERTIIIVMALAGGLAGLAGAGEVMGLKYRLFDRFSPGYGFDAIAIALLSRGNLAGILLTSLFFGVLRSGANVMQRSANVPVTVVYAIQGLTVLFIAISFAIERQIKVKN, encoded by the coding sequence ATGCAAGTTAATCGAATTAAACCTGTTTTGTTGCCTGTTATATCGCCCCTAGTAGCGATCGCGCTTGCTCTACTCGTCGGTGCTATCTTAATTTGGCTGGCAAAAGCTAACCCCATTTCTGCTTATAGCATTCTGTTTCAAGAATCTCTCGCCAACTACTACGGCTTTGGAAATACTATCGCCAAAACCGCGCCGTTACTGTTAGCAAGTCTGGGAGTACAGCTAGCTTTGCGTGCGGGTTTGTTCAATATTGGCGGCGAAGGGCAAATTTATATGGGTGGGCTGGGTAGCGCCTTAGTAGGATTGTATTTAAAGGGATTACCCGGATTTATTCATCTGCCACTTGCACTCTTGGGAGGATTTTTTTTAGGCGCAATTTGGGGTGTAATTCCGGGTTATCTTAAAGCCGTGCGCGGTGTAAATGAAGTGATTACTACGCTTTTACTTAATTATGTGGCGCTGAATTTTATAGGATATTTGGTTAGTAATCCTTTGAAGGAACCGGGTGCGCCGAGTGCTTATTCAGGGCTAATAGCACAATCTGCTCAGTTGCCTATTATTATGCCCCAAACTCAAGCGCATGCGGGTATTTTTATCGGGTTAATTGCTGCGGGATTGCTGTGGATATTAGCGCGATCGCCTCTAGGATACCAAATCGAAGCGGTAGGTTTAAATCCAACTGCGGCGCGTTACGCGGGGATGTCGGTTGAACGCACGATTATAATTGTGATGGCGCTAGCTGGAGGTTTAGCGGGGTTAGCTGGTGCGGGTGAAGTGATGGGTTTGAAATATCGATTATTCGATCGCTTTTCACCTGGATATGGATTTGACGCGATCGCGATCGCGCTTCTCAGTCGTGGTAATTTAGCTGGTATCCTGCTTACTTCTCTATTCTTCGGCGTCCTCCGCAGCGGCGCCAATGTCATGCAGCGCAGCGCCAATGTTCCTGTTACTGTCGTTTACGCCATCCAGGGGTTAACTGTTTTATTCATTGCGATAAGTTTTGCAATTGAGCGTCAAATTAAAGTTAAAAATTAA